In Streptomyces sp. NBC_00341, the DNA window CGGGGCTGGTCTGGTTCACGGACGCTCCGTCTGCTCGGAAGTACGAAGGAAGGACCGGCTCTCGTTCCCGCTGTCCAGGGTGAGCGTGGACATCGCGCATACCTCCTGGAGCCGGGAGTACCAATTCGCCCATATTAGGTTGCAAAGGTATGAATTGACTCGTCGAATCACCCACTCAGCACCGCAGTACGCCAAGTCCCCGGGAGGGAACAGATGGACACGGATGCCCTGACCGCCGGCCTCTTGCAGGAGCTCCGGGCGGCCAAGCCCTATCCCGCCCTGTCCCTGACCATGCCGACCCACCGGCGCGCACCCGACAACGCGCAGGACGCCGTCCGGCTGCGCAATCTGGTCGCCGCCGCGGGAAACCGGCTCGACGCCGATCCCCAGGTCGGCCGGGAGACCCGGGCCGCCGTCAAGCAGCAGCTCGACCGGGCGGTCGCGGAGATCGATCCGCGCCGGGCCCTGGACTCGCTGGTGGTCCTGGCCACGGCGGACGAGTACCAGATCTGGCAGCTCCCCCGCACCGCACCCGAACGAGTGGTGCTGAGCGACACCTACCTCACCCGCAACCTGGTCGCCGCCAAGGCGCAGGCCCGGCCGTTCTGGGCGCTCACCGTCTCCGCCGACCACGCGGCCCTGTTCAGCGGCACGGGGGACGCGGCGCACGAGGAGCGGATCGGCGGCTTCCCGCTGACGGCTCCGCACGAGCCGCCCAACCCGCAGCGCGAGGAGCGGATCGGCGACACCCCGAGCACGTTCAGCGACGAGGACACCCGCCAGTTCCTGCGGACCGTGGACGAGAAGCTGCGCGGGGTCCTGGCCACGGATCCGCGCCCGCTGTACCTGGTCGGCCTCGCTCTCGCGCTGGCGATGCTGGACGAGGTCGGTGAGAGCACCGGGGCGGCGGTCGGGCGGGTGACCAAGGGCGCTCCCGCCGACACCACGCCCGGCGGCCTGCTCACCGAGCTGCGCCCCGCCCTGGAGGCCCGGCAGAAGCGGTTCGCCGCCGAGATCGAGGGCAAGCTGGACGAGGCGCGCGGCCGTCACGCCTTCGCCGGCGGTCTCGACGAGGTGTGGGCCGCCGTACGGGAGGCGCGGGCCGGACTGGTAGCGGTGGAGGAGCACTACCAGCAGACGGTCCGGGTCGCCCGGGAGCACCTTGAGCCGGTGAGCGCGGACGCCCTGGACCCGGCGGACGAGAAGGTCCGCGAGGACATCGTGGACGAGCTGGTCGAGGCGGCGCTGGACAGTGGCGCGGAGGTGGTGTTCGTCGCGGACGACTCACTCAAGGAGCACGGGCGGATCGCGGCGGCGCTGCGCTACTGAACGTCGTACGGCAGGGGCCCGGACGGTCGTCCGTCCGGGCCCCCGCCGTACGCGGCGGCGGACCTCAGCCCTCCCAGGTCCAGTCGGCGACCTCGGGGAGGTCCGTGCCGTGCTCGCGGATCCAGGCGTGGTGACGGGTACGGGTGTCGGACATCGCCTGACGCACCGCCACGGCACGGACGCCGAGGCCCGGTACCCGGTCGATGACGTCCATGACCAGCCGGTAGCGGTCGAGGTCGTTGCGGACCACCATGTCGAACGGCGTGGTGGTCGTGCCCTCCTCCTTGTAGCCGCGCACGTGCAGCTGGGCGTGACCGGTGCGGCGGTAGGCCAGCCGGTGGATCAGCCAGGGATAGCCGTGGTACGCGAAGATCACCGGCTTGTCGCGGGTGAAGAGCGCGTCGTACTCGGAGTCGGGCATCCCGTGCGGATGCTCGTCGTGCGGCATGAGCCGGGCCATGTCGACGACGTTCACCACCCGCACCGCCAGCTCGGGCAGGTGATGCCGGAGCAGACCGGCCGCCGCCAGGACCTCCAGGGTGGGGACGTCCCCGGCGCAGGCGAGCACCACATCGGGCTCACGGCTGCCGTCGTCCGTACCCGCCCACTCCCACGTCCCGGCGCCGCGGGCGCAGTGCGCACGGGCCTGGTCGAGGGTGAGCCAGTCGAAGCTGGGCTGCTTCCCGGCCACGATCACGTTGACGTAGTCACGGCTGCGCAGCGCGTGGTCGGCCACGGACAGCAGCGTGTTGGCGTCCGGGGGCAGGTAGACGCGGACGACCTCCGGGCTCTTGTTGAGGATGTGGTCGACGAAGCCCGGGTCCTGGTGCGAGAAGCCGTTGTGGTCCTGCCGCCAGACGTGCGAGGTGAGGAGGTAGTTGAGGGAGGCGATGGGGCGGCGCCACGGCAGCCGGCGCGAGGTACGAAGCCATTTGATGTGCTGGTTGACCATCGAGTCGACGATGTGGGCGAACGCCTCGTAGCAGGAGAACAGTCCGTGTCGGCCGGTGAGCAGGTAGCCCTCCAGCCAGCCCTGGCACAGGTGCTCGGAGAGGACCTCCATGACGCGGCCGTCGCGGGCCAGGTGCTCGTCGGTGGGCAGCGTCCCGGCCTGCCAGGCCTTTCCGGTCGCCTCGTAGAGGGCGTCGAGCCGGTTCGAGGCCGTCTCGTCGGGGCCGACCACCCGGAAGTCCCTGCGGTCCGCGGTGGCCGCCATCACGGCTTCCAGCAGTCCGCCCAGGACCCGGGTCGGCTCGTGCAGGACGGTGCCCGGCCGGTCCACCCCCACCGCGTACGCGTCGAGCGGCGGAACGGGCAGGTCGCGCAGGAGCAGCCCGCCGTTGGCGTACGGGGTGGAGCCGAGCCGGGCCTGGCCTGCGGGCACACGGCTGAGGACCTGCTCCGAGGGGCGTCCTTCGGCGTCGAAGAGCTCCTCCGGCCGGTAGGAGCGCAGCCACGCCTCCAGCTGACGCAGGTGGGCCGGGTTGTCGCGGACCCCGGGCAGCGGGACCTGGTGGGCGCGCCAGGTCCCTTCGACGGGCAGCCCGTCGACCTCGGCGGGGCCGGTCCAGCCCTGCGGGGTGCGCAGCACGATCATGGGCCAGCGCGGGCGGTCGGTGTCGCCGCCGGTCCGGGCGGCCTGCTGGAGCTCTCCGATGCGGTCGACGGCCCGGTCCATCGCGACGGCCATCGCCCGGTGCACGGTGAGCGGGTCGTCGCCCGAGACGAACAGCGGTTCGTGCCCGTAGCCGCGCAGCAGGGCGTCCAGCTCCTCCTCGGGGAGGCGCGCGAGCACCGTCGGGTTGGCGATCTTGTAGCCGTTGAGGTGGAGGACCGGCAGGACGGCCCCGTCGTGGACCGGATCGAGGAACTTGTTGGCGTGCCAGGAGCCGGCGAGCGGCCCGGTCTCCGCCTCCCCGTCACCGACGACGCAGGTGACGAGCAGCTCCGGGTGGTCGAGGGCGGCGCCGTAGGCGTGGGCGAGGGAGTAGCCGAGTTCGCCGCCCTCGTGGATGGAGCCGGGGGTCTCTGGTGCGACGTGGCTGGGCACACCGCCGGGGAAGGAGAACTGTTTGAACAGCAGGCCCATGCCCGCCGCGTCCCTGCTGACGTCGGGGTACGTCTCCGAGTAGCTGCCCTCCAGCCATGAGTTGGCGAGCACCGCGGGACCGCCGTGGCCGGGGCCCCACACGCACAGCGCGGGGATGCCGCGTGCGGCGATGACCCGGTTGAGGTGCGTATACACGAGGTTGAGCCCCGGTGAGGTGCCCCAGTGGCCGAGCAGTCTGGGCTTGATGTGCTCGGGGGCGAGCGGCCGGGTGAGCAGCGGGTTGGCCATCAGGTAGATCTGGCCGACGGCCAGGTAGTTGGCCGCCCGCCAGTGGGCGTCGAGCGCGGAGATCTCTTCGTCGGACGGGCCGGCCGTCGGTGAGGCCGGTGGGGCGTCGCTCATGGTCACCTTCTCAGCGGGCGGAACAGCGGGCAGAACAGTGGGCGGAACGAGGGCTGGGAACGGGCACGGGCGCCGGGGACGCGTTCACCGCGGCTCGGCGCCGTACCAGACGGTGGTGGCGTTGCAGAACTCGCGGATGCCGTGTCCGGCCAGCTCACGCCCGTAGCCCGAGCGCTTCACGCCGCCGAACGGCAGCGCGGGGTGCGAGGCCGTCATCCCGTTGAAGAAGACGCCGCCCGCCTCCAGATCGCGGACGCAGCGCCGGCTCTCCTCCGCGTCACGGGTCCACACGTTGGAGCTGAGCCCGAACGGGGTGTCGTTGGCGAGCTCCACCGCCTCGTCGAGGCTGTCGACCCGGTAGAGCGTGGCGACGGGACCGAAGGTCTCCTCGCGGTGGATCCGCATGGCGGGCGTGATGCCGGTCAGGACGGTGGGCGCGTAGAACCAGCCGTTCTCCAGGCCGCCGCCCAGCCCCTCGGGCCGGCCGCCGCCGCACAGGGCGACGGCGCCCCGCCGTACGGCGTCGTCGACGAGTTCCTCCAGGTCTGTACGGCCCTGCTCGCTGGAGAGCGGGCCGACGTCGGTGGACTCCTCCAGCGGGTCGCCGACGGTCAGGTCGCGCATGCCCACGGTGAAGCGTTCGGCGAACTCCTCGTACACCTCGGTGTGCACGATGAACCGCTTGGCGGCGATGCAGGACTGGCCGTTGTTCTGGACCCGGGCGGTGACGGCGGTACGGGCGGCCCGCGCGACGTCGGCCGAGGGCAGGACGAGGTAGGGATCGCTGCCGCCCAGCTCCAGGACGGTGTGCTTGACCTCGTCGCCCGCGGCGGCCGCGACGGCGCGCCCGGCCGGTTCGCTGCCGGTCAGGGTGGCCGCGGCCACCCGGTGGTCGCGCAGGATCGCCTCGACCGCGGCGGAGCCCACCAGCAGGGTCTGGAAGCAGCCTTCGGGGAATCCGGCCCGGCGGAACAGATCGCCCAGGTAGAGCGCGGTCTGCGGCACGTTCGAGGCGTGCTTCAGCAGCCCGGTGTTGCCCGCCATGAGGGCGGGGGCCGCGAACCGTACGACCTGCCAGAGCGGGAAGTTCCACGGCATCACGGCGAGCACGGCGCCCAGCGGACGGTAGTGGACATAGGCGCGGGAGGCACCGGAGTCCTCGACGTCGGCGGGCGCGGGGTGCTCGTCGGCGAGGAGCTCCTGCGCGTGGGTGGCGTACCAGCGCATGGCCTTCGCGCACTTCGCGGCCTCGGCGCGGGCCGCCTTGACCGGCTTGCCCATCTCCAGGGTCATGGTGCGGGCGATGTCCTGCTGGTCCTCGTCCAGGAGATCGGCGGCCCGGTTCAGCAGCCGGGACCGTTCGCCGAACCCGGTGGTGCGGTACTCCCGGAAGGCGGCGTCCGCCGCGGCGAGCCGCCGCTCGATCTCGTCCGCTTCCAGGGCGTCGAACGTCCTCAGGGTCTCGCCGTTCGCGGGGTTGACCGTCGCGATGGGCATGACTGTGGCCTCCTTGCCTCGGTACTCCGACCGTGCCGCGCCACGTCCGGTGACGCAACGCGGGCCGGGCACACGCGTACCCGTCCGGCGCGGATCATGCGTGCGGGACGCACACGATCCGCGCCGGACGGGAGGACCGCGGGGTGCCCGCGCTCCGTACCGCGCGCCTCAGACGAGGGCGGGGGCCTGGGCCGGGGCGGGGGCGTCCGTCCCGGCGGGGGCCGCGGCTTCGGCTGCCGGGAAGTCCGTGACCACCGCGGGCGGGCGGCGGAACTCGCGGACGCCGGGCAGCGGCGGGAGCGGCACCAGCGCGATGTGCTGCGGCTCCTGCGCGTACCGGGTGAACCAGACGACCTTGCCCTCGGCGGTCCGGCAGGTGCCCCAGCTGTCGCTGAGGGCCATCACCCGGCTGAGCCCACCGCCCTCGTGGAGCAGCCGGGGCATTTCGGCACCGTTGTCAGCGACGGAGACCGTGAGGTGCCGTCCGGACCAGCGGAGTTCGAGGACACAGGTGTTGTCGTCACCGACGTGCCGCTGGACGTTGGTCAGCAGCTCCTCCACAGCACGGCACACGGGCCGTACGTGAAGTTCGAGACTCCAGTGGCGCAGATGCGCGGCGATGATCCGCCGCAGCTGGGACACGCGCTCTGCCGAAACCTGGAGTTCGACCAGATAGTGCCGGTCGAGTGGAACGGTCATCGTCGAGGCTCCTCACATCGAGGCCCACATGCTTCGCCCCGTTGAACGAACGACCCCCGAATGCAAAGAGTGAGCAGATGTCACTTCTGGGTCACTCCTTAGGGTGACCCGGTAGAGCCGGTTGCGCAACACATCCGGCCGCGCACCCCCGGTGACCAGCGCGTTTGCCTCTGCCGGGGGCGGGTGCCCCCTTCCCTCAGGGCAGTTGGGGCAGCAGCCGGTCCGGGGTGAGCGGGAGGGTGCGGAGCCGGACACCGGTGGCGTGCCGGACGGCGTTGCCGATCGCCGCCGCCGCGCCGACGATGCCGATCTCACCGATTCCCTTGCTGCCCATCGGGTTGAGGTGCGGGTCCTCCTCCTCGATCCAGTGTGCCTCGATGCCGACCGCGTCCGCGCAGGCCGGCACGTGGTAGGAGGCGAGATCGCTCTCGGTGAAGTCCCCGAACACCGGGTCCATGCTGCTGGACTCGGTCAGCGCCATGCCGAGCCCCATGGTCATTCCGCCGATGAA includes these proteins:
- a CDS encoding ATP-binding protein, with product MTVPLDRHYLVELQVSAERVSQLRRIIAAHLRHWSLELHVRPVCRAVEELLTNVQRHVGDDNTCVLELRWSGRHLTVSVADNGAEMPRLLHEGGGLSRVMALSDSWGTCRTAEGKVVWFTRYAQEPQHIALVPLPPLPGVREFRRPPAVVTDFPAAEAAAPAGTDAPAPAQAPALV
- a CDS encoding chemotaxis protein; this translates as MDTDALTAGLLQELRAAKPYPALSLTMPTHRRAPDNAQDAVRLRNLVAAAGNRLDADPQVGRETRAAVKQQLDRAVAEIDPRRALDSLVVLATADEYQIWQLPRTAPERVVLSDTYLTRNLVAAKAQARPFWALTVSADHAALFSGTGDAAHEERIGGFPLTAPHEPPNPQREERIGDTPSTFSDEDTRQFLRTVDEKLRGVLATDPRPLYLVGLALALAMLDEVGESTGAAVGRVTKGAPADTTPGGLLTELRPALEARQKRFAAEIEGKLDEARGRHAFAGGLDEVWAAVREARAGLVAVEEHYQQTVRVAREHLEPVSADALDPADEKVREDIVDELVEAALDSGAEVVFVADDSLKEHGRIAAALRY
- a CDS encoding NADP-dependent succinic semialdehyde dehydrogenase — its product is MPIATVNPANGETLRTFDALEADEIERRLAAADAAFREYRTTGFGERSRLLNRAADLLDEDQQDIARTMTLEMGKPVKAARAEAAKCAKAMRWYATHAQELLADEHPAPADVEDSGASRAYVHYRPLGAVLAVMPWNFPLWQVVRFAAPALMAGNTGLLKHASNVPQTALYLGDLFRRAGFPEGCFQTLLVGSAAVEAILRDHRVAAATLTGSEPAGRAVAAAAGDEVKHTVLELGGSDPYLVLPSADVARAARTAVTARVQNNGQSCIAAKRFIVHTEVYEEFAERFTVGMRDLTVGDPLEESTDVGPLSSEQGRTDLEELVDDAVRRGAVALCGGGRPEGLGGGLENGWFYAPTVLTGITPAMRIHREETFGPVATLYRVDSLDEAVELANDTPFGLSSNVWTRDAEESRRCVRDLEAGGVFFNGMTASHPALPFGGVKRSGYGRELAGHGIREFCNATTVWYGAEPR
- a CDS encoding phosphoketolase → MSDAPPASPTAGPSDEEISALDAHWRAANYLAVGQIYLMANPLLTRPLAPEHIKPRLLGHWGTSPGLNLVYTHLNRVIAARGIPALCVWGPGHGGPAVLANSWLEGSYSETYPDVSRDAAGMGLLFKQFSFPGGVPSHVAPETPGSIHEGGELGYSLAHAYGAALDHPELLVTCVVGDGEAETGPLAGSWHANKFLDPVHDGAVLPVLHLNGYKIANPTVLARLPEEELDALLRGYGHEPLFVSGDDPLTVHRAMAVAMDRAVDRIGELQQAARTGGDTDRPRWPMIVLRTPQGWTGPAEVDGLPVEGTWRAHQVPLPGVRDNPAHLRQLEAWLRSYRPEELFDAEGRPSEQVLSRVPAGQARLGSTPYANGGLLLRDLPVPPLDAYAVGVDRPGTVLHEPTRVLGGLLEAVMAATADRRDFRVVGPDETASNRLDALYEATGKAWQAGTLPTDEHLARDGRVMEVLSEHLCQGWLEGYLLTGRHGLFSCYEAFAHIVDSMVNQHIKWLRTSRRLPWRRPIASLNYLLTSHVWRQDHNGFSHQDPGFVDHILNKSPEVVRVYLPPDANTLLSVADHALRSRDYVNVIVAGKQPSFDWLTLDQARAHCARGAGTWEWAGTDDGSREPDVVLACAGDVPTLEVLAAAGLLRHHLPELAVRVVNVVDMARLMPHDEHPHGMPDSEYDALFTRDKPVIFAYHGYPWLIHRLAYRRTGHAQLHVRGYKEEGTTTTPFDMVVRNDLDRYRLVMDVIDRVPGLGVRAVAVRQAMSDTRTRHHAWIREHGTDLPEVADWTWEG